The nucleotide sequence GGCGTCGGCGCGAGGCCGTGTAGGGCACCCCGTCTGCGTTCAGCGACGGTGCGGTTTGGAGCGCGCCTCGGCACTTGCGGGAATACCAGGCTTCGAGGGTTGCCCGGCGAACCGGAATGCCTGTGAATGGGTTTTCGCGGGGATCAGGCTACCCTTGCGCAATTCGGGAAAGCCGGCAGGCGCCAGATTCTGCCTGCCGCCATGAACCCGCGGACCTGCGTGCAAAATCACCGCTACAGGCCATTTCGGCCCCGGGGATCTGAAGGGCGATCGCCACTGCCTCCCACCCGCGTCGCGAACGCTATTCCCGCACCGGGTTCGGGCGGTACCCTGACCGGTCTCTCACTGACCCCTGGAGTGACTGCCATGCAGGGCGCCCTGTCCGCCACGCCTGCCGTGCTGACCGTCGAGCTTGATCCCGCCGTGGCCGCCGGCGGGTCGCCGCCGGAGCCGCTGACACGGGATGCCGCGGAGATTCTCGCCGGTGCCATCGCCGACGACCTGCGCCGGATCGTCGGCGAGGAGGTCGCCGAGGCGGGGCTGGTGATGCCCGCGGCCCTGTACGACCTCACCGAGCTCCTGCGTCCCGGCCTGCCGATGGCAGAGGCCCTGCTGGACATCTACCGCGGCGCCCTGCGGGGCGGACCGTTCGCGCCCCAGCTGCTCGCCCTCGGCACCGCCGGCGGGCGGTTTCCCGTGCCGGCGATCGCCCCGGCACGGCGGCCGGGCTCGGGCCCGCTGCTGGCGATCCCGTTCGCGCTGGTGGCACCCGGTCCCGTGCTGGATCCGCTGCGCCGGCAGCTGGAGTCGGTGCTGCTGGAGAAAGGCGGCGCCTCGCTGGCCACGGACCGGACCCTGCGCCAGTTGCTCGCCGTGGAGCCGGTGCATCTCAGCTACGCCACGTTTCACGACCTCTCGGCGCTGCTCAAGGTGCAACTCGAGCATGCCGGCTTCGGGCCGCTGTGGGCGCTGCTGGAGGCCGCGCTCTACCGCCCGGACGAGCCGGTACGCGAGGCGCTGCCGGCGGGCAACCGTTTTCTCGGCCTGCACGGCCGGGTGTGGACGCCGATCACCGGCTTCGATGCCTGGGCGGCCCGCCACCCGGAGGCCGAGGGCGGCGCCGAAGCCGGCTACGCGCGCTGGAGTCGCCAGCAGCGGCAGTACATGGCGGGGCTGGAGGCGCATGGCATCGAGGTGATCCCGGTGGCCGAGCGCCCGGGCGTGGATGCCGAGGATGTGGAGGTCGCTCTGGGCGTGGCCCAGTCAGCCGCCCTACCCGATCCGGTCTGGTACACCGAGACGGTGGGCGAAGCAAAGGCGGGAGAGCCGGCCATCGTCAGCCTTACCGAACAGGCCACCCCGGAGCTCGGCCCCATCGCCTACACGGTGCTCATACAGGCCACCGACGGCGACGTGCTCACCCTCCGCCACGACTACCCGCTGAGCCCCGAGGCCATCCCCCGCATCCGCGATCACTGGCAGCACCACGCCAACGAACATGGCGCCCGCTTCCACCTGGAACGCCCGGGCCAGCTGGTCACCACCGGCAACCCGCCGAGGCTCATGCCCTGGCTGGAATACGCCGGCGAGGCCTGACGGCCTCGCCGGCAGTTCAAGGTCCAAAGTTCAAGGTTCAAAGACCGCAACCGCCCGGCCTTGCCCAACCTCGGCGTGCGCTAGGGCTTTGGGCTGTCCGGCGGGAGTCTTTGAACTCCGAACTTTGAACTTTGAACTAAACCCCGCTAGGGGTTTAAGAGCATCCACCGCCACTCCCCATCTTCAAGGTGGTAGCGGTCGCGGTCGTGGAGGCGGCCTTCGCGGCCGTGCCAGAATTCGATGAGGTCGGGGCGGATGCGGTAGCCGGTCCAGTGCGGGGGGCGGGGGACTTCGCGGCCGTCGAACCGGGCCTCGAGCTCGGCGACGCGGGCCTCGAACTCGTCGCGGCCGGACAGCGGCTCCGACTGCTGCGAGGCCCAGGCACCGATCTGGCTGAGGCGCGGGCGGCTTGCGAAGTAGGCATCCGCCTCCGCGTCCGCCACCGGCGCCACGTCCCCCTCCACGAGTACCTGGCGGACCAGCGGTGCCCAGAAGAAGGTCAGCGCCGCGCGCGGGTTCTCCGCGAGCTGGCGGCCCTTGCGGCTGCGGGTGTTGGTGTAGAAGACGAACCCCCGCTCGTCTATCTGCTTGAGC is from Spiribacter halobius and encodes:
- the pdxH gene encoding pyridoxamine 5'-phosphate oxidase, translating into MGLYEDALERFKALLQEAREHPDIGEPTAMTLATTTAAGRPSARTVLLKQIDERGFVFYTNTRSRKGRQLAENPRAALTFFWAPLVRQVLVEGDVAPVADAEADAYFASRPRLSQIGAWASQQSEPLSGRDEFEARVAELEARFDGREVPRPPHWTGYRIRPDLIEFWHGREGRLHDRDRYHLEDGEWRWMLLNP